From the Nitrospirota bacterium genome, the window ACCCTCCTGCTCCTGAGGGCATTGGACTACTGAACCAAGATGTTCTGTATAAAAACGTGCCTTCTCTCTTCTCAGCGACAGATACCGGTCAATCCTCTTGAACTTTACCAGAAGAACGGCTGCCTGAATCTCGTCAAGCCTGCTGTTAAGCCCGATAGCATGGTGGATATACCCCTTCTCTGAGCCGTGATTCCTGAGCACCCTCATTTTCCCGGCGATCGTCTCATTGTCCGTGGTGATGAGACCTCCGTCACCATAAGCCCCGAGATTCTTGCTCGGATAGAAACTGAAACACCCTGCATCACCAAAGCTTCCGGTCTTTCTGCCTTTTATGTGTGCACCGAAGGACTGGGCACAGTCCTCTATAATAAAGAGATTATACCTTGAGGCAATCTCCCCTATCCTCTCCATATCCGCCGGCATACCAAACATATGCACCGGCATTATCGCCCTTGTCCTGTCGGTTATCCTCTCCTCTATCTTTTCAGGGTCAATGTTTAATGTCCCGGGGTCTATATCAACAAATACCGGTTTTGCCCCCTGGTATATGATAGACTCAACCGTGGCAAAGAAGGTAAAGGGTGTGGTTATCACCTCATCATCCTTACCAATACCAAGTGTCTTGAGACTCAGGTTAAGGGCATCAGTCCCTGAGGCCACACCTACTGCCTCCTTAACACCGTGGTAGGCGGCAATGCTCTTTTCGAGTTCTTCCACCTTTGGGCCAAGGATATACCTGCAGCTTTCAAGCACATCGGTAATCTGTTCAAGTATCTCTTCCCTCAGGGCCTCATACTGAACCTTCAGGTCAACCATT encodes:
- a CDS encoding DegT/DnrJ/EryC1/StrS family aminotransferase — translated: MIPMVDLKVQYEALREEILEQITDVLESCRYILGPKVEELEKSIAAYHGVKEAVGVASGTDALNLSLKTLGIGKDDEVITTPFTFFATVESIIYQGAKPVFVDIDPGTLNIDPEKIEERITDRTRAIMPVHMFGMPADMERIGEIASRYNLFIIEDCAQSFGAHIKGRKTGSFGDAGCFSFYPSKNLGAYGDGGLITTDNETIAGKMRVLRNHGSEKGYIHHAIGLNSRLDEIQAAVLLVKFKRIDRYLSLRREKARFYTEHLGSVVQCPQEQEGFYHVYHQYTIKSPFRDRIKSYLYEQGISSVVYYPIPLHLQEALKGSGYSRGDFPVAERASLEVLSLPIYPEISESALEKVCEAVRKAAA